The DNA region CCATGGTTTTTCCTCTCTGGGTTTATTGTTTAGATTTTCAGGGGCGTGGGTACTTCACCAACCAGGTCTGAACCAGTGTGCTGGGGTGACCACTTTCGAAGTCGCCCAGTTGACCGCTCTCATACAGAAAGACAGTGACTTCACCGCCAAGACTGCTACCTCGCAATAATTCAGCGGCCTGTTCTTCCATCTCATCCACACGACTGTCGCTGTTGGCAAAGTATTCAATGATCAGGCTGGACGTAACCACGGAACCGCCATCAAAATCCTGCTGGTCTTCGCTCCACTCGTCCATGTGAATCACAGCGAACTCTGCGGGCGGGTTTTCAATCTGGCGTTCTGTGTAAACAACAATGTTCAGCGGTGCCAGTGCTGCCTTAACCGCCAGTCTTATGGATTCACGTTTGCTCATAGCTGCTTATAAAGTGGGTTATAAAGTGCCTGACAGTTTTTTGGTGCGGTATTCCATTTCATGCTTCAGCAATCGTGGGTATTCGCTTTTCATTATCTGCAGCGCAACTTTTGGCGTTATGCGGTCTACATGGTGACTGATGGGTACCTTAACGACTTCAATGGGGTAACGGGCTTGAGTCTTACGCTGGAATATCTGCTCTCTGCCGCTTTTCCCACTGGCCCTGAAGGCGCTTGGGTATTTTCTGCCTACAGCGGAAAAGCCTTTTTTTAACTGACGGGGTTTTAAACTGTTCAGAGTAATGTCCCGACGGTAAGCCGTTACCCGTGCGAACTGGGTACGTGCCTTACTGCGCTTGATGTAGACCCGCTTGCGAATATGTTTAGCGGGCAGACGGGTGGCCTGTGCCACTTCACGAACAACCTTTGTTTTTATTTTTGCGGCGGTTTTATTCAGAGCCGCTGAACTGGCTCTTTTGGTTTCCTGATTGACCATACGATCAATCTTGCGATTGAGCTGGTTCATTTGCTGGTCGATGGATTGAGCCATCACACACGCCTCAAAGAGTACTTGACCATCAGCCCGTCGTTTTCCTCTTCCTTTTCAATCAGCCAGGCTTCACCGGATTCGTTTTCAATCCGGTCACCCTGATTCAGCTTTAGCACCTCAGCAGGAAAGCTGACCATACTGACCTTCCCGGTTACCTCGCCGTACTCACCAAAGCGGGCAAGGTCACGATCCAGAACGCCATTCGCTTCAATCGCTTTACTGCCTGCAGGCGTCACCGTAAAAGGTTCGCCTAACCTGATAGTCACCCGGGCGTCGACCCGGGCAACCAGACGATCAAAACGGGACATCAGCGGTTCAGCTTTACAGCTACCGATGCGTCAGCATCTTCAGCCGCAATCCAGCAGATACCAGCCGCAGTGTTACCACTGGCAGTCTTGGTAATATTGCCACCCGACGTCAGGTAAACCTTTTCACCCTGACCGATAGCGCCCGCACCTTTAGGCAGATCAAAGACACCATCCGCACGCCCCACACACAGCTCTCCAGTCATTGCGTTAGCCAGTGCCACAACCACAATGGCGCCGATCACCACCGGATCACCGGATTTAATATCAGCGGCTGCTGTAAACTCCATAGTGCCGCCGTCCTGTACATAGTTATTAGCCATGAGTTTTCCTCTTAATCGCTCAGAACGTTAGAAAGATGCCCGACCCATTTGAGCCGGGCGTTAGCCTTACTTGCCGATCTTCACGAAAGAACGGAAGTCCATGGGAGCCACGCCGGCATCGATCGCCACCTTGAACTCGGTACCGTCAACGCTCCAGCCTGCCTGTTGCTCCAGACGTGGCGCAGGGTTGCCGTCAAGGTAAGCCACTTCAATGGTGTCGTACATATCACCGGCTACCAGATAACTGTCTTCTGCAGACGCTGAATCCAGACGCGCTTCAGACACCGGGTCAACCATGTTGTAGACAGGGTTGGCGGCTTTGCTGTTGGTTTTGCTGGGGTCTGCTTCAGAGCGTAACAGAGTGCCAGCAGTGCCTTCCAGGGCCACCGGAGTCAGCAGGTAACCGGGAGCGATGTTCAGGTGAGCGTCGCCGTCTTTATGGGTACGCATGGCAGTGCGTGCTTTATCCAGATTGGAAGTGTTCAACCCTCCGGTTAGGACGTTGCTGTGGTCGGCATGGAACAGTGCCTTGCCGTCGCTCAGCTCAGGGTTGCCGGTGATAATGGCGTATACCAGATCACCCACTGTACGATGAGCCGCACGACCCATTGCCTGTGGCAGACGGGTAAACACTGACAGGTCATCATTGATAATGGCCTGACGGGTGATGGCAAACAGCTTGCCGTAAGTGGCCAGCATGATCTGTTCACCACGGTCACTGATTTTACCGTGCTTGAACTCGGCTCCTTCCGCTACCTTCTTCAGGCTTGGGAAGGTGTTCAGGCTGACACGGTTACTGGCTTTAAAGTCAGTGAGATTACCCTGACGGGTCCACTGGCCGAAGGTTTCCGGCATCTCTTCCCAGCCCCGCAGCATGGCTTTGTGTGCCACGTCAGCCAGTACACTGCCAAAGTCGCTTGAACTGTGAGTGAACGCAGCGCCCACCATGCTCATGCGATCACCGTAGCCTGCCATACTGACACCACGTTCAGTCAGTGCAGCCCGTGCCATTTCCAGCAGGCTGAATGACTTGAAGCTGTTGTCTTTCTCGGCTTTTACATCGTTAAAAACCCGGGCTTCCAGAGCATTCAGCAGGCCATCGTAAACGATACGACCGTTGCTGACGTGCGCTGTCACACTGGCAGACGGGGCGCTTGGGGTTGTGCCTTCACCCAGCCTGGCCAGCAACTTATCCTGAGCCTGCTCTTTGGTGATGGATGTGTCAGACAGGCATTCAATCAGCAGGTCATTTTGCTGATCAGCAAACGGGGCGAACACAGCTTTAATGCTGTCGTTGCGCTCCTGAACACTGGGGGCTGTCTCTTGGGTTGGTTGGTTGGCTGCAGGTGCAGGGTTGCCGCCCGCTGCCTCGGTTTCATGCGGTTTAGGCATGGTGCTTTCTCCTTTCGGGTTAGACTGAGGGGCGGCCCCCTCATTGTGGGGTTGAGGGTTTACTGACTGAAAAAAGGCTTGCGCCCTTTCAGGCACAGACTGGAACTTACTCATGGATTCGTTACGCAGGCTGGCAGCCATGGCAGGTGCTTCAAATACTTCATCCGCAAAACCGGCCTCCACGGCTTCCTGTCCGAAGTACCAGGTTTCGGCATCCATCAGTGCGGTAAGTTCTTCTTCACTCAGTCCGGTACGCTTTTGGTAGGTTGTCATCAGAGAGGCTTTTACCTGATCCAACAGGTTCGCCATATGACGAAGGTCTTCTGATTCTCCAATAGCCCCGGCAGTCGGGTTGTGAATCATGAATGCTGCTGATTCTCCGATCACTATTTTGTCACCTGCCATAGCAATAACACTGCCCATAGAAGCAGCCATACCATCGACATACACATGAACCTGAGCGCTGTCTTGTTTCAGGAGGTTGTAGATCGCCACACCCTCAAAAACATCACCGCCTGGTGTATTGAGCCTGAGCTTGATGGTATTAACGGTGCCTTTTTCTGCACGCAGGTATTTGAGCTGGTCTGATATATTGTGAGCTGTGATACCCCACCAACCACCAATCTCTTCGTAAATGATGAGTTCAGCGACCGAGTCAGCCACCATGCGAATAGTCAATTTATTTTTGGGCATCGTCTGTCGCCTTTTCTGGTTTGTCGTAGTAAGGGTCGGTATCCGTCACAAGTCCGTCTTCCCGGTTACGTTCTACTTCTTTCAGTCGCTTAGCCCTGACTACGGCAGGGTTTCGCCCTCTGGCACGAACGGCTTCAGCGTCGGTGGCGTGACCGTTGCGGACGTTCTGCTTCCATGAGTTGGACTCTTTCACCGGATCAATCCACGGCATCACAGGGCCAAGGTATTCAGCATCAAACAGTGTTCGGGCATCGAGCTCTTTCGGGGGCTTCACCAGACCCGCAGCAATGGACACACGAACCAATGCTTCCCAGCTTGGTATTGTCCAGTTGTTAATGAACTGATCCTGAAACACAGCGTTGGTGCTGGTGACGTCCACCAGTTCCTGCCGTTGGCTGGAATAACTGCCCATGTAAGTACGGGAGACAGTGCTGTAACTGCTGGCTGTACCGGCACAGGCGGCTTTCAACATGGCATCACGATAAGGCGTTAATAGTGCGCTGGGTCGATTGCTCTCAACGGTTCCGACCTCTTCACCCGCCTGCAGGTTGTCGAACACCATCAACGGACCCAGATCAAATGAACGTTCATCGTCGCCCTGATTCTGGTTATACATGGCCGGCTCACCCTTCTTGATATAAGCAGTGAGCGCAGCAGCCACCTTGGCAGCGACCTGTTCGGCGTGCTCGTAGTCTCGTAAATCACCCAGCCTCTGGATAACGGGAGCGAGCAGGGAAATCCCCCGGGCCTGACGGGAGCGACGGGTCAGTTTCAGGTGCAGGATTCGATCAGCGGGTACACGCTTGGTGTTCAGGTTCCAGTTGCCCAGAACGTTGCCGGGATGGTCTTTATAGATATGAAAGGCTGTCGGTTGCCCCCAGGCATTACGCTCAACACCGCCGACAATATTGTTCTTACTGTCGATGGTGGTTTCTGCGGGCAGGTAATCGGCTTCCAATAATTCGATAGCCAGAGGGACAGAGGTTCTGAACTGAAAGAC from Endozoicomonas sp. NE40 includes:
- a CDS encoding phage portal protein, with the protein product MNILDRIIAPFAPEKALNRLRARAQLNILAQHEAAQPSRTRKTKRSSGSGDAVALHGKSLREQARWLDENYDLAAGILDEKVKGIIGAKGILIEPAPKNNKGEILTDFAAELSRLHEDWSRSATTCGMARTDAERVVCLSWLRDGDMLGQMVQGRVNVFQFRTSVPLAIELLEADYLPAETTIDSKNNIVGGVERNAWGQPTAFHIYKDHPGNVLGNWNLNTKRVPADRILHLKLTRRSRQARGISLLAPVIQRLGDLRDYEHAEQVAAKVAAALTAYIKKGEPAMYNQNQGDDERSFDLGPLMVFDNLQAGEEVGTVESNRPSALLTPYRDAMLKAACAGTASSYSTVSRTYMGSYSSQRQELVDVTSTNAVFQDQFINNWTIPSWEALVRVSIAAGLVKPPKELDARTLFDAEYLGPVMPWIDPVKESNSWKQNVRNGHATDAEAVRARGRNPAVVRAKRLKEVERNREDGLVTDTDPYYDKPEKATDDAQK
- a CDS encoding head-tail joining protein, with the translated sequence MSRFDRLVARVDARVTIRLGEPFTVTPAGSKAIEANGVLDRDLARFGEYGEVTGKVSMVSFPAEVLKLNQGDRIENESGEAWLIEKEEENDGLMVKYSLRRV
- a CDS encoding ClpP-like prohead protease/major capsid protein fusion protein, with amino-acid sequence MPKNKLTIRMVADSVAELIIYEEIGGWWGITAHNISDQLKYLRAEKGTVNTIKLRLNTPGGDVFEGVAIYNLLKQDSAQVHVYVDGMAASMGSVIAMAGDKIVIGESAAFMIHNPTAGAIGESEDLRHMANLLDQVKASLMTTYQKRTGLSEEELTALMDAETWYFGQEAVEAGFADEVFEAPAMAASLRNESMSKFQSVPERAQAFFQSVNPQPHNEGAAPQSNPKGESTMPKPHETEAAGGNPAPAANQPTQETAPSVQERNDSIKAVFAPFADQQNDLLIECLSDTSITKEQAQDKLLARLGEGTTPSAPSASVTAHVSNGRIVYDGLLNALEARVFNDVKAEKDNSFKSFSLLEMARAALTERGVSMAGYGDRMSMVGAAFTHSSSDFGSVLADVAHKAMLRGWEEMPETFGQWTRQGNLTDFKASNRVSLNTFPSLKKVAEGAEFKHGKISDRGEQIMLATYGKLFAITRQAIINDDLSVFTRLPQAMGRAAHRTVGDLVYAIITGNPELSDGKALFHADHSNVLTGGLNTSNLDKARTAMRTHKDGDAHLNIAPGYLLTPVALEGTAGTLLRSEADPSKTNSKAANPVYNMVDPVSEARLDSASAEDSYLVAGDMYDTIEVAYLDGNPAPRLEQQAGWSVDGTEFKVAIDAGVAPMDFRSFVKIGK
- a CDS encoding phage tail protein, giving the protein MAQSIDQQMNQLNRKIDRMVNQETKRASSAALNKTAAKIKTKVVREVAQATRLPAKHIRKRVYIKRSKARTQFARVTAYRRDITLNSLKPRQLKKGFSAVGRKYPSAFRASGKSGREQIFQRKTQARYPIEVVKVPISHHVDRITPKVALQIMKSEYPRLLKHEMEYRTKKLSGTL
- a CDS encoding DUF2190 family protein, translated to MANNYVQDGGTMEFTAAADIKSGDPVVIGAIVVVALANAMTGELCVGRADGVFDLPKGAGAIGQGEKVYLTSGGNITKTASGNTAAGICWIAAEDADASVAVKLNR